In Fluviicola taffensis DSM 16823, the following are encoded in one genomic region:
- a CDS encoding acyltransferase family protein, protein MQQERIHFENLNGLRFIGAFLVFIFHAFTINREVWGSFFESGPFLLFRKLTSIGHYGVNLFFVLSGFLITYLLLNELKEKGKIHIGFFLVRRILRLWPLYFVLVIFGFFIFPLLPFGVQTIHEFWRYALFLSNFDEIIHGSRDSLNFLTATWSVSIEEQFYIIWALFIGLFQWKTIRSFRIFFLIIVFGSFFFRWYYSNNVSVLYYHTLSVISDMAMGGLLATWVFKKSIISSVQELKKWKIALIYLMGISFLFFASHILPGKFIALERLVSGAFFSFVLLEQLQAKYSFYKADRIPYFERAGKLTYGFYLFHSLMIFYLCKSFETLEWNQHIEGFIAYFILLLVINSSLSILSYRYFEKPLLNLKRYFRV, encoded by the coding sequence ATGCAGCAAGAAAGAATTCATTTTGAGAACTTAAACGGATTGCGATTCATTGGTGCTTTCCTCGTTTTCATTTTTCATGCATTTACGATAAATCGCGAAGTTTGGGGGAGTTTTTTTGAATCTGGACCATTTCTTTTGTTCCGCAAACTAACTTCCATCGGACATTACGGTGTAAACTTATTTTTTGTTCTTAGCGGATTCCTAATTACTTATTTGCTCTTAAACGAATTGAAAGAAAAAGGAAAAATTCATATTGGATTCTTTTTAGTTCGCCGAATTTTACGACTTTGGCCCTTGTATTTTGTTCTTGTTATTTTTGGCTTTTTTATCTTTCCCTTGCTTCCATTTGGCGTTCAAACAATTCATGAATTTTGGAGATATGCCTTATTCTTATCGAATTTTGATGAAATTATTCATGGAAGTCGGGATAGTTTGAACTTTCTCACAGCGACTTGGAGTGTTAGCATTGAGGAACAATTTTATATCATCTGGGCACTCTTTATTGGACTTTTTCAATGGAAAACAATTCGTTCTTTTCGCATCTTTTTTTTGATTATCGTTTTCGGATCTTTCTTCTTTAGATGGTATTATTCAAACAATGTAAGTGTTTTATATTATCATACATTGAGCGTCATTTCAGATATGGCAATGGGCGGTTTATTAGCAACTTGGGTATTTAAAAAATCCATCATCTCTTCAGTTCAAGAGCTCAAGAAATGGAAAATTGCACTCATTTATTTGATGGGGATTTCCTTTTTATTTTTCGCATCTCATATACTTCCAGGGAAGTTCATTGCATTAGAACGTTTGGTTTCTGGAGCATTTTTCTCCTTTGTATTGTTGGAACAATTACAAGCCAAATATTCATTCTACAAGGCAGATCGTATTCCTTATTTTGAACGAGCTGGGAAATTAACGTATGGATTTTATTTGTTTCATTCCTTGATGATCTTTTACCTGTGTAAATCGTTTGAGACACTGGAATGGAATCAACATATTGAAGGATTTATTGCTTATTTCATCCTCCTCTTAGTGATTAATTCTTCACTATCCATTCTTTCCTACCGATACTTTGAAAAACCACTATTGAATCTAAAACGATATTTTCGGGTATGA
- a CDS encoding 3'-5' exonuclease family protein, whose product MNYAIVDIETTGGSTKSSKITEIAIYKHDGMKIIDSFDTLVNPEMPIPEFISRLTGIHDDMVENAPKFYEIAKQIIEFTEDCIFVAHNVGFDYGIIRHEFKLLGYDYRKAHLCTVRASRYVIPDHESYSLGKLTKALGIQLIGRHRAKGDAEATAHLFTLLHTTDSKGLQTFIQEEINPKILHPNLDLETLEEIPNKPGIYKFYNDTNQLIYIGKSKHIKKRIEQHLKNVKTLKGSIMREEIARIEFELTGSELIALLYESELIKIHKPIYNRALRRNNYSYGLFSFEDQAGFIQLYVDKINKTSNLPITTFTTKKEANDYIFQLVDEFQLCQKLVGLEKSSGSCFGYQIKKCHGACVGAETSESYNLRIQALINQLTFDDDNLFLVENGRDKREKSVVWIENGSYRGFGFVPYFALKQPHRNWLRFIDMHPEDKDARTILRYYTRKNVELLKIPYNG is encoded by the coding sequence GTGAATTATGCAATTGTAGATATCGAAACAACCGGTGGGTCAACAAAATCTTCGAAGATTACCGAAATTGCTATCTATAAACATGATGGAATGAAAATTATCGATTCCTTCGACACCTTGGTTAATCCTGAAATGCCCATTCCAGAATTTATTTCAAGATTGACTGGAATCCATGACGATATGGTGGAAAATGCCCCTAAATTCTATGAAATAGCGAAACAGATCATCGAATTCACGGAAGATTGTATTTTCGTAGCCCATAATGTGGGATTCGATTACGGAATTATTCGGCATGAATTTAAACTATTAGGATACGATTACCGCAAAGCACATTTATGTACTGTTCGAGCATCTCGCTATGTTATTCCTGACCATGAATCCTATAGTTTAGGGAAACTTACCAAAGCTTTAGGAATCCAGCTAATTGGTCGCCATCGCGCAAAAGGAGATGCAGAAGCAACAGCGCACTTGTTCACTTTATTACACACAACCGATTCAAAAGGATTGCAAACCTTCATTCAAGAAGAGATAAATCCGAAAATATTGCACCCAAATTTAGATTTGGAAACCCTAGAAGAAATACCAAATAAACCTGGTATTTATAAATTCTACAACGATACCAATCAGCTGATTTATATCGGTAAGAGTAAACATATAAAAAAACGGATTGAACAACATTTAAAGAATGTAAAAACATTAAAAGGATCCATCATGCGCGAAGAAATAGCGCGTATTGAATTTGAATTGACGGGTTCGGAATTGATTGCTTTGTTGTACGAATCTGAATTGATTAAAATTCACAAGCCCATTTATAATCGGGCGCTTCGTAGAAACAATTATTCTTACGGACTTTTTTCGTTTGAGGATCAAGCTGGCTTCATCCAGTTATATGTCGATAAAATCAATAAGACTTCCAATTTACCTATCACAACTTTTACCACCAAGAAAGAAGCAAATGATTACATTTTTCAATTGGTTGATGAATTTCAGTTGTGTCAAAAATTAGTTGGATTGGAAAAAAGTTCAGGAAGTTGTTTCGGGTATCAAATCAAAAAATGTCACGGTGCATGCGTTGGTGCTGAAACTTCAGAGTCATATAATCTCCGTATTCAAGCACTCATCAATCAATTAACCTTTGATGATGATAATTTGTTCTTGGTTGAAAATGGTCGCGACAAACGTGAAAAGAGCGTAGTTTGGATTGAAAATGGATCTTACCGTGGTTTTGGATTTGTTCCTTACTTCGCATTAAAACAGCCTCATAGAAACTGGCTACGCTTTATCGATATGCATCCTGAAGACAAAGATGCTAGAACTATATTGAGGTATTATACCCGTAAGAATGTAGAGCTTCTTAAAATTCCTTACAACGGGTAA
- the secD gene encoding protein translocase subunit SecD, whose protein sequence is MRNKGFFWFLTILLTAVCVYQLSFTWVTINVENEAEREALGRVEELKKTAALTGDSVTLSNGTTIDFNKPESFELAKAAMINLVLSEKAEKAVYPVIGTKFKDVKARSLAFGLDLVGGMSVTMEIDVPKFVETYARNKRDLKFKKAFDAAYYTHTTKGGDFVDLFISEFEKENPKDKLVRSLAISEVKELSYNSSNSDVASFFHDKIAASMDGVELIMSKRINQFGVAQPNIQKESRKNRLYIELPGVQDEATVAEKLQSTANLQFFETYSLGDPGIQAGLTNANIISRTPEIKKEVLETASVSDTSGLDTAKVPAPAKPLVAPTATGSGIKKSLFEYLKVEPGMGLGMASAENKEEVNAILKRSDIVSLFPENLKFMWSANLEDGANGSKAYVLYAVKIPENGKAEVGGEDIRSAVRSFNSQTLETTVSLTMSIDGSQKWGVMTGNNINRSVAITMDDVVYSAPVVRNAINGGSTEISGDFSIAEADDLAGLLNGGSLPAPCIIKEQTKVGPTIGKENSESGLVSFAFAFLAVFIYMYFYYGKGGLVANIALAINVILIFGCLASFGAVLTLAGIAGIVLTIGTAVDANILIFERIKEENALGKSAEESVNIGFIKALPSIIDANVAHLLVAMILKIFGTGEIESFATTLIVGIFTSVFSAIIISKLIITSSIEKGKKVSFSTKYTHNMFSNFHFDWIGKRKYFYIFSITVSVLGIAAMATRGLKQSVEFTGGRTFGVKMQKAADTETIRKAMETYFVEKNGEKSNVEIKNKSNSYNVEITTNYLLADAAATAKVEGKMKEAFETIKEKTGEIQVTDTRSIMASVSEEMWSSATLSITLALIAIFAYIFIRFGQWQYSLGAILGLAHDVLFVLSVFALLHGILPFSLDVNQAFIAAVLTVIGYSMNDTVIVFDRIRESLNFDKNQHEAKEVINDALNKTLSRTFNTSMILFVVLLIMFLFGGPAIKGFLFALLIGVVIGTYSSLCVATPILMDFTKTFKVKKSK, encoded by the coding sequence ATGCGTAATAAAGGATTTTTCTGGTTTTTAACAATATTGCTAACTGCAGTTTGTGTCTATCAATTGTCATTTACTTGGGTTACTATCAATGTTGAAAACGAAGCTGAGCGTGAGGCTCTAGGACGAGTTGAAGAGTTGAAAAAAACAGCTGCTCTAACTGGTGACTCTGTAACATTATCAAACGGAACAACTATTGACTTCAATAAACCGGAATCTTTCGAGTTAGCGAAAGCTGCGATGATTAATTTGGTTTTATCGGAGAAAGCGGAGAAAGCTGTTTATCCAGTTATCGGTACTAAATTTAAAGATGTAAAGGCTCGTTCTTTGGCATTTGGTTTGGATTTAGTTGGAGGTATGAGTGTGACAATGGAGATTGACGTTCCAAAGTTTGTTGAGACTTATGCACGTAACAAGCGTGATTTGAAATTCAAAAAAGCGTTCGATGCTGCATATTACACACATACAACTAAGGGAGGTGATTTCGTTGATTTGTTTATTTCAGAATTCGAAAAAGAAAATCCAAAAGATAAATTGGTTCGTAGCCTAGCAATTTCTGAGGTAAAGGAATTGTCTTATAATTCTTCAAATTCAGATGTAGCTTCTTTCTTCCATGATAAAATTGCAGCTTCCATGGATGGAGTTGAGTTAATCATGAGTAAGCGTATCAACCAGTTTGGTGTTGCACAACCGAATATTCAAAAAGAATCTCGTAAAAATCGTTTATATATTGAACTTCCAGGTGTTCAAGATGAGGCAACAGTAGCTGAAAAATTGCAGTCAACTGCAAATCTTCAATTCTTCGAAACATATTCTTTAGGAGACCCAGGGATTCAAGCTGGATTGACGAATGCGAATATTATATCAAGAACTCCTGAGATTAAGAAGGAAGTTCTTGAGACAGCATCTGTTTCTGATACAAGTGGACTTGATACTGCAAAAGTTCCTGCTCCAGCGAAACCTTTGGTTGCACCTACTGCAACGGGTTCGGGTATTAAAAAGTCATTGTTTGAGTACTTGAAAGTTGAACCAGGAATGGGACTTGGAATGGCAAGTGCCGAAAACAAAGAGGAAGTAAATGCTATTTTAAAACGTTCTGATATTGTTAGCTTATTTCCAGAGAACTTGAAGTTCATGTGGTCTGCAAATTTAGAAGATGGTGCAAATGGATCAAAAGCATACGTTTTATATGCGGTAAAAATTCCTGAAAATGGAAAAGCGGAAGTAGGTGGTGAAGATATTCGCTCTGCTGTTCGTTCATTCAATTCTCAAACGTTAGAAACTACAGTAAGTTTAACCATGTCAATCGATGGGTCTCAGAAATGGGGTGTCATGACAGGGAATAATATCAATCGTTCGGTTGCTATTACTATGGATGATGTTGTTTATTCGGCACCAGTTGTTCGTAATGCAATTAACGGTGGATCAACAGAAATTTCAGGAGATTTCAGTATCGCTGAGGCAGATGACTTGGCTGGTTTGTTAAATGGAGGATCGCTTCCTGCACCTTGTATTATTAAAGAGCAAACGAAAGTTGGACCAACAATCGGTAAAGAAAACTCAGAATCAGGATTAGTATCATTTGCTTTTGCATTCTTAGCAGTTTTCATCTACATGTATTTCTATTACGGAAAAGGTGGTTTGGTTGCAAATATTGCATTAGCAATCAACGTAATCTTAATCTTTGGATGTTTGGCTTCATTTGGAGCAGTATTGACTTTAGCAGGTATCGCAGGTATCGTATTAACTATTGGTACGGCAGTCGATGCGAATATCTTAATCTTTGAGCGTATAAAAGAAGAAAACGCATTGGGTAAATCTGCTGAAGAATCGGTGAACATTGGTTTCATTAAAGCATTACCATCTATTATTGATGCGAACGTTGCTCACTTATTGGTTGCAATGATTTTGAAAATATTTGGAACAGGTGAGATTGAATCTTTCGCTACAACATTGATTGTTGGTATTTTCACTTCTGTATTCTCTGCAATTATTATCTCGAAATTGATTATTACTTCTTCAATAGAAAAAGGTAAGAAGGTTTCTTTCAGTACAAAGTATACACACAATATGTTCTCTAACTTCCATTTTGATTGGATTGGAAAACGTAAATATTTCTACATCTTCTCAATTACAGTTTCTGTTTTAGGAATCGCTGCAATGGCAACCAGAGGCTTGAAACAAAGTGTTGAGTTTACTGGTGGTAGAACATTTGGTGTGAAAATGCAAAAAGCTGCTGATACTGAAACTATCAGAAAAGCAATGGAAACCTATTTCGTAGAAAAAAATGGTGAAAAATCGAATGTTGAAATCAAAAACAAATCGAATTCTTATAATGTCGAAATCACAACAAATTACTTATTGGCTGATGCAGCTGCTACTGCAAAAGTGGAAGGTAAAATGAAAGAAGCGTTTGAAACCATTAAAGAAAAGACAGGCGAGATTCAAGTGACAGATACACGTTCCATTATGGCTTCTGTTTCTGAAGAAATGTGGTCTTCTGCTACCTTGTCTATTACCTTAGCTTTGATTGCGATTTTCGCTTATATCTTCATCCGTTTTGGTCAATGGCAATATTCATTAGGGGCAATCTTAGGATTAGCACATGACGTTTTATTCGTACTTTCTGTATTTGCATTGTTACACGGTATTTTACCATTTAGTTTAGATGTGAATCAAGCATTCATTGCTGCGGTTCTTACGGTAATCGGTTACTCGATGAATGATACCGTCATTGTATTTGACCGTATTCGAGAGAGCTTGAATTTTGATAAAAATCAACACGAAGCTAAAGAAGTAATTAACGATGCATTGAATAAGACTTTAAGTCGTACGTTCAATACTTCAATGATTTTGTTTGTAGTATTGTTGATCATGTTCTTGTTTGGAGGACCAGCAATTAAAGGATTCTTATTCGCATTGTTGATTGGTGTTGTAATTGGTACATACTCTTCATTGTGTGTAGCAACTCCAATTTTGATGGACTTTACGAAGACATTCAAAGTGAAAAAAAGCAAGTAA
- a CDS encoding glycosyltransferase, translated as MKIVLLSAAYPYRGGISQFNTKLHQELSKENEVVSVTFKRQYPAILFPGKTQLVTEKDQVEVLKTERWLDTINPISYRKTAAKINQLKPDVLITRYWMPFFSPSMGYIAKKMNSKTKRIAIVDNLIPHESRFFDKKLTAYFVRNHDGFIVMSKQVQSDLLLLKPDAKVLLLNHPIYDQFGEKLDRIDACKKLQINPEKKILLFFGLIRDYKGLDILLKTLAKLDDSYHLVVAGEVYGSFENYQKIIDSENLKSKLTLHLHYISDQDVAAYFSAADALMMTYKSATQSGISAIALNFECPSIATSVGGLKEIIKDQVNGRLSASQEPVEIAEIIRNYFSNNQKEGFSKALLEEKLVFSWKYFSEKLRSFIDAL; from the coding sequence ATGAAAATCGTACTTCTTTCTGCAGCATATCCATACCGAGGTGGTATTTCTCAATTTAACACCAAGTTACATCAGGAGTTGAGTAAAGAGAACGAGGTTGTTTCTGTAACTTTCAAAAGACAATATCCTGCGATTCTTTTCCCTGGAAAAACACAACTTGTTACGGAAAAAGATCAGGTGGAAGTACTCAAAACAGAACGTTGGTTAGATACGATTAATCCGATTAGCTATCGAAAAACAGCCGCTAAAATCAATCAGCTCAAACCAGATGTATTGATTACAAGATATTGGATGCCTTTCTTTTCACCCTCAATGGGATATATTGCAAAGAAAATGAATTCCAAAACTAAAAGAATCGCTATTGTAGACAATTTGATACCTCACGAATCACGTTTCTTCGATAAGAAGTTAACAGCCTATTTTGTCCGAAATCATGATGGATTTATCGTAATGTCAAAGCAGGTTCAGTCAGATTTGTTACTATTGAAACCTGATGCAAAGGTATTATTGCTCAATCATCCAATTTATGATCAGTTTGGTGAGAAATTAGACCGTATTGATGCTTGCAAAAAACTTCAAATTAATCCCGAGAAGAAAATTCTGCTCTTTTTTGGATTGATTCGCGATTACAAAGGCCTAGATATCCTTCTCAAAACGCTTGCTAAATTAGACGATTCGTATCATTTAGTGGTTGCAGGTGAGGTCTATGGTTCCTTTGAAAACTATCAAAAAATCATTGATTCAGAGAATCTTAAATCGAAATTAACGTTACATCTTCACTATATTTCGGACCAAGATGTAGCGGCTTATTTTTCCGCGGCAGATGCATTAATGATGACTTACAAATCAGCAACTCAAAGTGGAATTTCTGCGATTGCTTTGAATTTTGAATGTCCTTCCATAGCCACTTCTGTTGGTGGTTTAAAGGAAATCATTAAGGATCAAGTGAATGGTAGGTTAAGTGCTAGTCAGGAGCCTGTAGAAATCGCGGAGATTATACGTAATTATTTCAGCAACAATCAAAAAGAAGGCTTCTCAAAAGCACTTTTGGAAGAGAAATTAGTTTTCAGCTGGAAATATTTTTCAGAGAAATTACGCTCTTTTATAGATGCTTTGTAA
- a CDS encoding toxin-antitoxin system YwqK family antitoxin, translating to MIFRILIVLLLVAPFSWSQAVNKKDTQGRKQGPWQKNYPKSRAFEYKGQFKDDKPVGTFYYYYVSTKKKAIIVHDQKTGRSSAVMYHENGVLMAQGIFRNQEKDSIWEYYGPSGRISTKESYSKGKLNGNQTVYYVFEDATDKRVIVAKVTPYTMGVINGEVIEYFDTGVIKSKVTYVKGKKEGIGVINHPNGKVMMTERYKGGIQHGWQSAHDESGVETGKVYFRSGKRIQGKELEKHLKMCKQKGISPNG from the coding sequence ATGATCTTTAGAATCCTAATCGTTTTGTTGCTAGTAGCTCCGTTTTCTTGGAGTCAAGCAGTCAATAAAAAAGACACGCAAGGTAGAAAGCAAGGTCCTTGGCAAAAAAACTATCCAAAATCGCGTGCATTCGAGTACAAAGGTCAATTTAAGGATGACAAACCCGTTGGTACCTTTTATTACTATTACGTTTCTACAAAGAAAAAAGCAATCATTGTACATGATCAAAAAACAGGGCGTTCTAGTGCGGTGATGTATCATGAAAATGGAGTACTGATGGCACAAGGTATTTTCAGAAATCAAGAGAAAGATAGTATTTGGGAATATTATGGGCCTTCGGGAAGAATTAGTACCAAAGAAAGTTATTCAAAAGGAAAATTGAATGGTAATCAGACTGTTTATTACGTATTTGAAGATGCAACTGATAAGCGGGTGATTGTTGCAAAAGTGACCCCTTACACGATGGGTGTAATTAATGGAGAAGTGATTGAATACTTTGACACTGGGGTGATTAAAAGCAAAGTCACTTACGTAAAGGGTAAAAAAGAAGGAATTGGAGTCATCAATCATCCAAATGGAAAAGTAATGATGACAGAACGTTATAAAGGTGGAATTCAGCATGGATGGCAATCTGCGCATGATGAATCAGGTGTAGAGACAGGGAAGGTATACTTTCGTTCAGGGAAACGCATTCAAGGAAAAGAATTGGAAAAGCACTTGAAAATGTGTAAGCAAAAAGGGATTTCTCCGAATGGCTAA
- a CDS encoding D-glycero-alpha-D-manno-heptose-1,7-bisphosphate 7-phosphatase — translation MKHWNLDQSWTLFLDRDGVINERIMDDYVKLPEEFILLPGVSKAISKANQLFSSVFVVTNQQGIGKGLMTERNLLTIHDYCSELLKVDNARIDRYYFAPNLASENSLLRKPNSGMALLAKEEFPTVDFNKSIMVGDSDSDIEFGKKLGMKTVFINHQDLEAHKTADLTFDSLELFIKFIEL, via the coding sequence ATGAAACATTGGAATTTGGATCAATCATGGACTTTGTTTTTGGATAGAGATGGAGTGATTAATGAACGAATCATGGATGACTATGTCAAACTCCCCGAAGAGTTTATTTTACTTCCTGGAGTTTCCAAAGCTATCTCCAAGGCAAATCAATTGTTTTCATCTGTTTTTGTGGTTACAAATCAGCAAGGAATAGGTAAAGGTTTGATGACTGAGCGTAACCTTTTAACCATTCATGATTATTGTAGTGAATTACTAAAAGTTGATAATGCGCGCATTGACAGGTATTATTTTGCTCCAAATTTAGCTTCTGAAAATTCGCTATTAAGAAAACCAAACTCCGGAATGGCTCTTTTGGCGAAAGAAGAGTTTCCTACAGTTGATTTTAACAAATCAATTATGGTTGGAGATTCTGATTCGGATATTGAGTTTGGCAAGAAACTTGGAATGAAAACAGTGTTTATTAATCATCAAGATTTGGAAGCACATAAAACAGCTGATTTAACTTTTGATTCGCTTGAATTGTTTATAAAATTTATTGAACTATGA
- a CDS encoding glycosyltransferase family 2 protein, with protein sequence MENQLELSIVVPLFNEVESLPELHAWIKRVLNEHKLSYEVIFIDDGSKDGSWKVIESLKLEDSNVRGFKFQRNYGKSAALHTGFQAAQGKVVVTMDADLQDSPDELPELHRMIIQDDFDVVSGWKQKRYDPITKTLPTKLYNWAARRMTGIHLHDFNCGLKAYKNAVVKSIELYGDMHRYIPPLAKFAGFNKIGEKVVIHQARKYGTTKFGLNRFLNGPLDLMTVVFMGKFGKKPMHFFGAMGMLLFMIGFGITFYLAIDKLFIHSTAIKLADRTEFFIALTAMIMGVQFFLAGFLAELVGRNSSTRNHYLVETEI encoded by the coding sequence TTGGAAAATCAACTTGAATTATCAATCGTCGTTCCTTTATTCAATGAAGTAGAGTCTTTGCCTGAATTGCACGCATGGATTAAACGCGTATTGAATGAACACAAACTTTCTTATGAGGTCATCTTTATTGACGATGGAAGTAAGGATGGTTCTTGGAAGGTGATAGAATCCTTGAAATTGGAAGACTCCAATGTTCGAGGATTTAAATTCCAACGCAATTACGGTAAATCTGCGGCACTTCATACTGGATTTCAGGCAGCACAAGGAAAAGTAGTTGTAACGATGGATGCCGATTTGCAAGATTCACCAGATGAACTTCCAGAGTTGCACCGCATGATTATACAAGATGATTTCGATGTTGTTTCTGGATGGAAACAAAAACGTTATGATCCGATTACGAAGACACTTCCAACTAAACTCTATAATTGGGCTGCTCGTAGAATGACTGGAATTCATTTGCATGATTTTAACTGTGGATTAAAGGCGTACAAAAATGCAGTTGTAAAAAGTATAGAGCTTTATGGAGATATGCACCGCTATATTCCGCCGTTAGCGAAGTTCGCTGGATTTAATAAAATAGGAGAGAAAGTTGTTATTCACCAAGCTAGAAAATACGGAACAACGAAATTTGGATTGAATCGCTTTTTGAACGGTCCACTGGATTTGATGACGGTTGTTTTTATGGGGAAATTCGGTAAAAAACCGATGCACTTTTTTGGAGCAATGGGAATGTTGTTATTCATGATTGGATTTGGAATTACGTTTTACTTAGCAATCGATAAACTTTTTATTCATTCTACGGCAATAAAATTGGCAGATAGAACAGAATTTTTCATTGCCCTTACTGCGATGATTATGGGAGTTCAATTTTTCTTGGCTGGCTTTTTAGCAGAGTTAGTAGGAAGGAATTCCTCCACTAGAAATCACTATTTGGTAGAAACTGAAATCTAA